Proteins from a genomic interval of Nostoc sp. TCL240-02:
- a CDS encoding aldo/keto reductase, whose amino-acid sequence MVITQRRKLGRSELEVSPISFGGNVFGWTIDENSSFEILDSFIEAGGNFIDTADVYSKWVPGNQGGESETILGKWLKQRGHRDQVVIATKVGNDMGVRGQGLSRKHIQQAVEDSLQRLQTDYIDLYQSHIDDENTPLEETLETYAELIRQGKVRVIGASNYSAERLGQALEISRQHGYPRYESLQPRYNLYDRDGYEQDLQQICQEQEIGVINYSSLCSGFLSGKYRSEKDLSISLRGNSVKRYLNPRGLRILEAIDRVATTYNSTPTQVSLAWLIANPSITAPIVSATKVKQLNDIIKAVNIKLDQDAIDLLNQASSSNA is encoded by the coding sequence ATGGTCATTACACAAAGGCGTAAACTTGGACGTTCAGAACTAGAAGTATCACCAATATCTTTTGGTGGTAACGTATTTGGCTGGACTATTGATGAAAATAGTTCATTTGAGATTTTAGATAGTTTCATAGAGGCTGGAGGTAATTTTATTGACACAGCTGATGTCTATTCCAAGTGGGTTCCAGGAAATCAAGGTGGAGAGTCTGAGACAATTTTAGGAAAATGGCTCAAGCAGCGCGGTCATCGTGACCAAGTGGTGATTGCAACTAAGGTTGGTAACGATATGGGTGTTAGAGGCCAAGGGCTTTCTCGTAAACACATTCAACAAGCTGTGGAAGACTCGTTGCAGAGGTTACAAACCGATTATATCGATCTATATCAATCGCATATCGACGATGAAAACACTCCACTTGAAGAAACTCTTGAAACCTACGCAGAATTGATTCGTCAGGGAAAAGTACGTGTGATTGGTGCTTCAAACTATAGTGCGGAGCGTTTGGGGCAGGCATTAGAAATTAGCCGTCAGCATGGCTATCCTCGCTACGAAAGCCTTCAGCCCCGTTATAACTTGTATGACCGAGATGGTTATGAACAGGATTTACAACAAATTTGCCAAGAACAGGAAATTGGCGTAATTAACTATTCCTCTCTGTGCAGTGGTTTTCTCTCTGGTAAATATCGCTCAGAAAAAGATTTATCTATTAGTCTCCGTGGTAATTCTGTAAAAAGATATTTAAACCCTCGTGGCTTGCGAATTCTAGAGGCAATTGATCGGGTGGCAACGACTTATAATTCTACTCCCACCCAAGTTTCTCTGGCGTGGCTCATTGCCAATCCCAGCATTACTGCTCCTATTGTTAGTGCAACAAAGGTTAAGCAACTCAACGATATCATCAAAGCTGTCAATATAAAGCTCGACCAAGATGCTATTGACCTTCTCAATCAAGCCAGTTCCTCAAACGCCTAG